In Thermodesulfobacteriota bacterium, a single window of DNA contains:
- a CDS encoding transposase has translation MKEYDYSSPGAYFVTICTYNRKCFFGNVRDVRLILSAVGRKAKTFFREIPEHFENITLDEYVVMPNHLHGIIVIQNVGVQNFEPLQRHNAFQHLVPKSLGSVIRTYKSMLTRWCRINGHRYFKWQRNYYEHIIRDEDDLNKIREYIQNNPLEWHLDIENPKAVAKDKQEGKSLW, from the coding sequence TTGAAGGAATACGATTATTCAAGCCCAGGGGCATATTTTGTTACGATTTGTACCTACAATAGGAAATGTTTCTTCGGGAATGTCAGGGACGTGAGATTAATTTTGTCTGCGGTTGGGAGGAAAGCTAAGACATTCTTTAGGGAGATACCAGAACATTTTGAAAATATCACATTAGATGAATATGTTGTTATGCCGAATCATTTACACGGTATAATTGTTATACAAAATGTAGGGGTTCAAAATTTTGAACCCCTACAACGACATAACGCGTTTCAACATCTCGTACCAAAATCCTTGGGTTCTGTAATCCGCACATACAAATCCATGTTAACGCGCTGGTGTAGAATTAATGGTCATCGATATTTTAAATGGCAGCGGAATTATTACGAACACATTATCCGTGATGAAGATGATTTGAATAAAATAAGAGAATATATTCAGAACAATCCATTGGAATGGCATTTGGATATTGAAAATCCAAAAGCCGTGGCCAAAGATAAGCAGGAGGGTAAAAGTTTATGGTAG